In Desulfomonile tiedjei DSM 6799, a genomic segment contains:
- a CDS encoding DUF2059 domain-containing protein, with amino-acid sequence MQDINTIPRRSSCASVVLTLFLVLFTSQATFADRTDSLIDQALRISGISGQLDALPKSVLASVPSDVFPDSRSRNETEALLKKNSAQDTLLKILRSSIRDELKQEYLGKVVEFYESSLGKKVARAQENALDPALLKNIRESRKMAASQDDERLELMRRIVVAEDVYGNNQVLVKSVIKGLLSGSDPENAANDDRLHEKIGMVEKGLGFEKSRIGETAITTIAYTFRHLSDKELENLAVFRESEPDRWFRSRIINGLQIATYELARTLGQALSDLKRPPADEKEEKSTRRKRGWSREE; translated from the coding sequence TTGCAGGACATCAACACGATACCTCGACGATCAAGCTGCGCATCAGTTGTATTGACGCTTTTTCTGGTCTTGTTTACCTCTCAGGCGACATTCGCCGATCGCACAGACAGTCTGATCGATCAAGCACTCAGAATTTCCGGTATATCAGGTCAGCTCGACGCCTTGCCGAAATCTGTCTTGGCCTCGGTTCCCTCCGATGTGTTTCCGGACTCCAGATCGAGGAACGAAACCGAAGCGTTGCTTAAGAAGAATTCCGCCCAAGATACCCTGCTGAAAATCTTGCGCTCTTCTATCCGAGATGAGTTGAAACAGGAATATCTCGGAAAAGTAGTAGAATTTTATGAATCGTCTCTGGGAAAAAAAGTTGCACGCGCCCAGGAAAACGCTCTGGATCCCGCTCTGCTGAAGAATATTCGAGAAAGCCGAAAGATGGCTGCATCACAGGATGACGAACGTTTAGAGCTTATGAGAAGAATCGTTGTGGCAGAAGATGTTTATGGCAACAATCAAGTTCTCGTAAAAAGTGTCATTAAAGGACTGCTCTCCGGATCGGACCCTGAAAATGCAGCAAACGACGACCGATTACACGAAAAAATCGGTATGGTGGAAAAAGGGCTCGGCTTTGAAAAGAGCAGAATAGGGGAAACGGCAATCACAACCATCGCCTACACATTCAGGCACTTGAGCGACAAGGAATTGGAAAATCTGGCAGTATTCCGCGAATCCGAACCGGATCGGTGGTTCAGGTCGAGAATAATCAACGGCCTGCAAATCGCAACGTACGAATTGGCACGAACCCTTGGGCAGGCATTGTCGGACCTAAAGCGTCCTCCTGCTGATGAAAAGGAAGAAAAATCGACACGTCGTAAACGCGGGTGGAGTCGCGAGGAGTGA
- a CDS encoding tetratricopeptide repeat protein — translation MRAKIAVLACFMVFFYAWPLQADDKNVQQLLWDAFRAEKNSPTSAKTIEKFQQVLKADPDNYYALLKIGISKANDPNQFVEAVDYFLRAALSKPDSPEAYQHLAQLYYKTGYIREGDRFLNMSRNLSGQDFYDSIRLLGWRYEDTGNYSAAVRTYANAALPPNSKFRGNPYLLQRLYASALSSEAPYDWAEPVFKLMQGENSGQAVIRTLQAKMNQNPEFLLSSSRTTSGANTELRGAILDELRSVVGMTERIPETPELSNVVYKSFSCNPGDLKIKAPSDPYAAFAGASIDSPESRRRVVAELHRLRDEALKDLEKDTLLEDKAERLFLFLKRNVLKEYNLFEGYTAKDVVEHKRFISLTGTILYVLIARDANLPVFAVLEPGHAYPVLDLGKERRTRIELTAEANEGFGPDAEQLAKLPVRDKEFRVGSFQGLGEVSDPMNLIAVLYNVSADFNLYRFVLNDNEALFRQAMKMDYNLDYPRQTERISAMKTSGLGNGDLKSFWWLVRTMAASDNRFRQELIERFNRSIELMKQGNQIFPLDLELREQMFTLIIQAAAYEALPAEVGLAERAQRKLAGFASSEDDTGSTSALLDEERTRWPQEKRYWLKAVERIASAVRENPCDEKLVGILSILRTRIRSVAEKVDDIAAEDELNMITAGLTR, via the coding sequence ATGAGAGCAAAGATCGCTGTTCTGGCGTGCTTCATGGTCTTTTTCTATGCCTGGCCTCTTCAGGCGGATGACAAGAATGTGCAACAACTTCTTTGGGATGCTTTCAGAGCTGAAAAGAATAGCCCTACTTCGGCGAAAACTATCGAAAAGTTCCAGCAGGTTCTCAAAGCAGATCCGGACAATTATTATGCGCTCCTGAAGATCGGTATCTCTAAGGCGAATGATCCCAATCAGTTTGTGGAAGCTGTAGATTATTTCCTCAGAGCCGCTCTTTCCAAACCGGACAGTCCTGAAGCGTATCAACATCTCGCGCAGCTCTACTACAAGACAGGCTATATCAGGGAAGGGGACAGATTTCTCAATATGTCCCGTAATCTGAGCGGCCAGGATTTTTACGATTCCATACGACTGCTGGGCTGGAGGTACGAGGATACAGGCAACTACTCTGCCGCGGTTCGGACGTATGCCAACGCGGCATTGCCTCCAAACTCGAAATTCCGCGGAAATCCGTACCTATTACAGCGGCTGTATGCATCGGCCTTGTCTTCCGAGGCTCCCTACGATTGGGCAGAACCGGTGTTCAAGCTTATGCAGGGGGAGAATTCGGGACAGGCCGTAATTCGGACGCTTCAAGCCAAGATGAATCAGAATCCCGAATTTCTGCTTTCGTCTTCTCGAACTACCTCAGGAGCAAATACAGAGCTTCGTGGCGCCATCCTGGACGAATTGCGGAGCGTAGTAGGCATGACGGAGCGGATTCCTGAAACTCCCGAGCTGTCAAACGTGGTCTATAAGTCTTTTTCTTGTAATCCTGGAGACTTGAAGATCAAGGCACCATCCGATCCGTACGCAGCCTTTGCTGGGGCATCGATCGATTCCCCTGAATCTCGGAGGAGAGTTGTCGCCGAGTTGCATCGACTTCGTGACGAAGCTCTGAAGGATCTGGAAAAAGACACGCTCCTCGAGGATAAGGCTGAACGGTTGTTTCTGTTTCTCAAGCGAAATGTTCTGAAGGAGTACAACCTATTCGAGGGATATACCGCAAAAGATGTCGTGGAGCACAAAAGGTTCATTTCTCTCACCGGCACGATTCTCTATGTTCTCATAGCCCGTGACGCAAACCTGCCGGTCTTTGCGGTGCTTGAACCCGGACATGCTTATCCGGTCCTCGATCTGGGCAAGGAGCGCAGAACGAGAATCGAGTTGACTGCTGAGGCCAATGAAGGTTTCGGCCCGGATGCAGAGCAGTTGGCGAAACTTCCGGTACGCGACAAGGAGTTTCGAGTCGGCTCTTTCCAGGGTCTTGGAGAAGTCAGCGATCCGATGAACCTGATAGCCGTTTTGTACAATGTTTCTGCTGACTTTAATCTTTATAGATTTGTCCTGAATGACAACGAAGCTCTTTTCAGGCAAGCTATGAAAATGGATTACAATCTGGATTATCCCAGGCAGACTGAACGCATTAGCGCTATGAAAACCTCCGGATTGGGCAATGGTGATCTGAAATCCTTCTGGTGGCTCGTAAGGACAATGGCTGCTTCGGATAATCGATTCAGACAAGAATTGATCGAACGGTTCAACCGGAGTATCGAGTTGATGAAACAGGGAAACCAAATATTTCCTTTAGATCTCGAGCTCAGAGAGCAAATGTTCACACTTATAATCCAGGCCGCCGCGTACGAAGCGCTTCCCGCCGAAGTGGGACTGGCTGAAAGAGCTCAGCGAAAACTCGCCGGTTTCGCCTCTTCTGAAGACGACACCGGTTCGACAAGTGCTCTTCTTGATGAGGAGCGGACGAGATGGCCGCAAGAAAAACGATATTGGCTGAAGGCGGTTGAAAGAATTGCATCTGCAGTACGTGAGAATCCTTGCGATGAAAAACTCGTTGGGATTCTGTCCATTCTGCGCACGAGAATAAGATCTGTTGCCGAGAAAGTGGACGATATAGCGGCTGAAGACGAATTGAATATGATAACCGCCGGGTTGACGAGATAG
- a CDS encoding IS701 family transposase, giving the protein MKRSIPDPFGIDEIHFRACFSAPSFRIFVALVVGWVLTMGKHTISQVILTMRLHESKHFASIYRFLGKGRWETDFVSYFVFRMLVETLIAEGIEILVVIDDTLNKHTGKKICGAGWQHDGSLPKHTKQKGYGVCFVIIGLAIRLPGISDRMFCLPYAARLWWPPKAKFNPKSLPYKTKPELGLDLINLTHSWLQEGERLRIVFDLGYCCDTILKARPKNVHITGRLRKDAALFAVLEPAPFTVMGRPRKRGARLPSLETMFQDPNLGWNEIRVFCYGKQTKLLIHQFTALWYHSAGQQPLSIVLCHDPAGHHANMVFFDTDPQAAPQQIIERYAARFSIEMTNRETKNLLGAAEPQCRKETSVTRAPMFAYWAYCFVVLWFVGQFVTAKNLVADPAPWYCRKKSFTFSDMLAAARRSHFSLRIYSKASRINKFEKLNGPRSTRGLDHARIAKL; this is encoded by the coding sequence TTGAAGAGATCTATACCAGATCCGTTCGGGATTGACGAGATTCATTTCAGAGCGTGTTTCAGCGCACCGAGTTTCCGTATCTTCGTTGCGCTGGTGGTCGGTTGGGTGCTCACTATGGGCAAGCACACTATCAGCCAGGTGATTCTGACCATGAGACTCCATGAATCCAAGCACTTCGCCAGCATCTACCGATTCCTCGGCAAGGGACGATGGGAGACTGACTTTGTCTCCTATTTCGTCTTCAGAATGTTGGTAGAAACGCTGATTGCAGAAGGGATCGAGATCCTTGTGGTGATTGACGACACCTTGAACAAGCACACTGGCAAGAAGATCTGTGGCGCGGGCTGGCAGCATGATGGTTCACTCCCAAAGCATACTAAGCAAAAGGGGTATGGAGTGTGCTTTGTCATCATAGGACTGGCGATTCGCCTTCCCGGCATCAGCGATCGCATGTTTTGTCTGCCATACGCTGCCCGCCTTTGGTGGCCGCCAAAGGCCAAGTTTAATCCCAAGAGCCTGCCCTACAAGACAAAACCCGAACTTGGATTGGATCTTATAAATCTGACTCATTCATGGCTCCAAGAGGGAGAAAGACTGAGAATTGTGTTCGACCTGGGATACTGCTGCGATACCATCCTCAAAGCACGACCCAAGAATGTGCACATTACAGGGAGGCTGAGAAAGGATGCAGCTTTGTTCGCTGTGCTGGAACCTGCTCCATTTACAGTGATGGGCAGACCTCGCAAGAGAGGCGCTCGACTGCCCTCCCTGGAAACGATGTTCCAGGACCCCAATCTGGGGTGGAATGAGATTAGGGTCTTCTGCTATGGAAAACAAACTAAGCTCCTGATACATCAGTTCACGGCGCTATGGTATCATAGCGCAGGGCAACAGCCTCTTTCGATCGTGTTGTGCCATGACCCGGCCGGCCACCATGCCAATATGGTGTTTTTCGATACGGACCCTCAGGCTGCACCACAGCAGATTATCGAGCGCTACGCTGCACGCTTTAGCATTGAGATGACCAATCGAGAGACCAAGAACCTCCTGGGTGCGGCTGAACCTCAGTGTCGGAAAGAGACCTCGGTAACCCGTGCCCCTATGTTTGCTTACTGGGCCTACTGCTTTGTAGTGCTTTGGTTCGTTGGGCAATTCGTCACTGCAAAGAACCTCGTTGCCGACCCGGCTCCCTGGTACTGCCGGAAAAAGTCGTTCACCTTTTCAGACATGCTGGCAGCAGCTCGAAGGAGTCATTTCTCGCTGAGAATTTATTCGAAAGCCAGCCGAATCAATAAGTTCGAAAAACTCAACGGCCCGCGCTCCACGCGCGGACTCGACCATGCAAGAATCGCGAAACTATAG
- a CDS encoding DJ-1/PfpI family protein: MKRVLLLLCKGFEIYEAAAFYDVLGWSGAYGSEQVAVVTVGLRKEVQGSFGIRVIPDRLLSEAHPEDFEALAVPGGFETHGYYEEAYSEPVADLIRRFFAMEKPIASICVGALPLANSGILKGRQATTYHLLEGIRRKQLASFGAHVIDKPIVWDENVITSTSPATAMEVAFALLARITSKENSDQIRLKMGF, translated from the coding sequence ATGAAGAGAGTCTTGCTGTTGTTGTGCAAAGGCTTTGAGATCTACGAAGCCGCAGCATTCTACGATGTATTAGGCTGGTCCGGGGCCTATGGTTCGGAACAGGTTGCCGTTGTGACGGTAGGCTTGCGAAAAGAAGTCCAAGGCTCGTTTGGGATAAGGGTAATCCCGGACCGGCTTTTGTCGGAAGCACATCCCGAAGACTTTGAAGCGCTGGCTGTGCCAGGCGGGTTTGAGACACACGGCTACTACGAGGAAGCATATTCCGAACCGGTGGCTGACCTTATTCGTCGTTTTTTCGCTATGGAGAAGCCGATCGCATCAATATGCGTGGGCGCTCTTCCTCTCGCGAACAGTGGAATACTCAAAGGGCGGCAAGCGACCACATATCATCTGCTCGAAGGGATACGGCGCAAACAATTGGCCAGTTTTGGGGCGCATGTCATTGACAAACCGATTGTGTGGGACGAGAACGTTATTACTTCCACGTCACCGGCAACGGCGATGGAAGTGGCGTTTGCACTCCTGGCGAGAATAACGAGTAAGGAGAATTCGGATCAAATACGGTTAAAGATGGGTTTTTAA
- a CDS encoding tetratricopeptide repeat protein has translation MRYIAILIFCVTLLVSGAPAGGAESQVLRLYEKGNSLMKEGNFKEAVQAYSSALNLLEPDGKNAHVVILARARAYHDSGELERAFKDVSTIVKSDTVDAETLTSTLHLRARLHLQQGRDQQALSDMTSAIKISHENQSLRSLSFAHRGIIFLNLNRYENALSDFNKAIELDPNSGYAYAGRGLAYLRLDKIDAARRNAEIALSKHPDDKTKKLAAKITNELSVSSSGPLSLAVPIGDDGHIFVLLKFSKNGPPHRFLLDTGATFSLISRELLTQIQQETEVKSAGKARVKTADGSEHMVTRYKVKNAFLFNLPLGEVEVHVFDKNAGVITNLLGMHSIKNISVSIDAQSKKAHITRKQSLD, from the coding sequence ATGCGGTACATTGCCATTCTTATTTTCTGCGTGACTCTCCTGGTATCGGGAGCACCGGCCGGAGGTGCTGAATCTCAAGTTCTGCGCTTGTACGAAAAAGGAAACTCCCTTATGAAGGAAGGCAATTTCAAGGAGGCGGTTCAGGCCTATTCAAGTGCTTTAAACCTGTTGGAGCCTGATGGGAAGAACGCACATGTGGTCATTCTGGCGCGGGCCCGTGCATATCATGATTCCGGGGAACTGGAGAGGGCCTTCAAAGATGTGAGCACGATAGTGAAATCGGACACGGTCGATGCAGAAACCCTGACATCGACTCTCCATCTCAGGGCGCGGTTACATCTCCAGCAAGGACGCGATCAACAGGCTCTTTCGGACATGACCAGCGCCATAAAGATCTCGCACGAAAACCAATCACTGCGATCGTTGTCTTTTGCCCATCGTGGGATTATTTTCCTTAACCTCAACCGATACGAGAATGCACTGAGCGATTTCAACAAAGCCATCGAATTGGATCCAAATTCCGGATACGCTTATGCAGGCAGAGGCCTGGCATATCTCCGACTGGACAAAATAGATGCGGCTCGTCGCAATGCCGAAATAGCGCTGAGCAAGCACCCTGACGACAAAACGAAGAAACTTGCAGCCAAGATTACCAACGAGCTTTCCGTGTCGTCATCAGGGCCGCTCAGTCTTGCGGTTCCTATAGGGGACGACGGTCATATTTTCGTGCTACTCAAATTCAGCAAGAACGGTCCGCCGCACAGGTTTCTTCTTGATACCGGTGCAACGTTTTCCCTGATAAGCCGAGAGCTTCTGACTCAAATTCAGCAAGAAACGGAAGTGAAATCTGCCGGCAAAGCACGAGTAAAGACTGCTGATGGTTCGGAGCACATGGTGACGCGATACAAAGTCAAAAATGCATTTCTTTTCAATTTACCGCTCGGGGAAGTGGAAGTTCACGTATTTGATAAGAATGCAGGCGTCATCACCAATCTTCTCGGAATGCACAGCATTAAAAATATTTCTGTCTCCATTGATGCTCAGAGCAAGAAGGCTCACATCACAAGAAAGCAATCGCTGGATTAA
- the uvrB gene encoding excinuclease ABC subunit UvrB — MRPFQIYSDYVPKGDQPQAIDALATGVENGLKHQVLLGVTGSGKTYTMANVIERVQKPTLVLAPNKTLAAQLFAEFKGLFPENAVEYFVSYYDYYQPEAYIPQSDTYIEKDSSINETIDKMRHSATRSLLERQDVIIVASVSCIYGLGSPESYQNMLVHLIDKEDADRDSVLRKLVEIQYERNDIDFHRGTFRVRGDVVEVFPAYEESVALRIEFFGDTVESLYEIDPLRGKVIRSLEKVAIYPASHYVTERSRLLSSVNAILEEMKERVEFFRDQNRFIEAQRIEERTKFDVEMLREMGYCSGIENYSRYLTGRNAGEPPPTLLEYFPKDSLFMIDESHVSIPQLGGMFRGDRARKQNLVDYGFRLPSALDNRPLQFEEFESHVNQAIYVSATPGPYELERSKDRVIEQIIRPTGLTDPMIELRPASNQVDDLLGEIRKRIDQGHRVLVTTLTKKMAEDLTEYYAGLGIRVKYLHSEIHTIERMEIIRDLRLGKFDVLVGINLLREGLDIPEVALVAILDADKEGFLRSERSLIQTSGRAARNVEGTVILYADHMTESIRKSTEETTRRRRLQQEYNVENDITPETVRKNITDILSSLAEQDYVTVEVEKKPDLPDVAPDEIPGLIKQLTDRMFAAARDLEFEKAAELRDQIRALEQHQLTFGAAFGKQRPEKRQPRERILH; from the coding sequence ATGCGGCCGTTTCAGATATATTCCGATTACGTACCCAAGGGCGATCAACCTCAAGCCATAGATGCTTTAGCGACTGGTGTGGAGAACGGGTTGAAGCATCAGGTTTTGTTGGGTGTGACTGGCTCGGGGAAGACGTATACCATGGCCAATGTCATTGAAAGAGTGCAAAAACCCACGCTCGTGCTTGCCCCGAACAAGACGCTGGCTGCTCAATTATTCGCCGAATTCAAAGGATTATTCCCTGAGAATGCGGTAGAGTACTTTGTATCCTATTATGACTATTACCAGCCGGAAGCCTATATACCGCAGTCTGACACGTACATTGAAAAAGACTCAAGCATCAACGAAACGATAGACAAAATGAGACATTCTGCGACAAGATCTCTTCTGGAACGGCAGGATGTCATAATCGTAGCGTCGGTTTCGTGTATTTATGGTCTCGGATCTCCGGAATCGTATCAAAACATGCTCGTGCACCTCATTGATAAAGAGGACGCCGATAGGGATTCAGTGTTACGGAAGCTCGTGGAAATCCAGTACGAGAGGAATGACATAGACTTCCACCGGGGAACCTTTCGAGTCCGAGGCGATGTTGTTGAAGTATTTCCTGCTTACGAAGAATCGGTTGCGCTCCGGATAGAATTCTTTGGCGATACAGTCGAGTCACTCTATGAGATTGACCCACTCAGGGGAAAAGTGATTCGCTCGCTCGAAAAGGTTGCGATTTATCCGGCAAGCCATTACGTGACGGAAAGATCCAGACTGCTTTCGTCTGTAAATGCCATTCTTGAGGAAATGAAAGAGCGGGTGGAGTTCTTTCGCGACCAGAATCGTTTCATAGAGGCTCAGCGCATAGAGGAAAGAACCAAATTCGATGTGGAGATGCTCAGGGAAATGGGCTACTGCAGCGGTATCGAGAACTATTCCCGATATCTCACCGGCCGCAATGCTGGCGAGCCTCCGCCTACGCTCCTGGAATATTTTCCCAAAGATTCCCTGTTTATGATCGATGAATCCCATGTCAGCATACCTCAATTGGGCGGCATGTTCAGAGGAGATCGAGCCAGAAAACAGAACCTGGTCGATTATGGATTTCGGCTTCCCAGTGCGCTGGATAATCGGCCGTTGCAGTTTGAAGAGTTTGAATCTCACGTGAATCAAGCCATTTACGTCTCGGCAACTCCCGGCCCATATGAACTGGAGAGGAGCAAAGACCGGGTAATAGAGCAGATCATTCGTCCCACCGGCCTGACCGACCCGATGATTGAACTGCGGCCCGCTTCCAATCAGGTGGACGATCTTTTAGGTGAAATCCGCAAACGTATCGATCAGGGTCATAGAGTGCTGGTCACCACGCTCACAAAGAAGATGGCGGAAGACCTTACCGAATACTATGCAGGCCTGGGAATTCGGGTGAAGTACCTGCATTCTGAAATCCACACCATAGAACGCATGGAAATCATTCGCGATCTGCGCTTGGGGAAATTCGACGTGCTGGTGGGAATCAATCTTCTGCGAGAAGGTCTGGATATTCCTGAAGTGGCTCTCGTTGCTATTCTGGATGCAGACAAGGAAGGGTTCTTGCGGTCGGAGCGTTCGCTGATCCAGACTTCCGGTAGGGCTGCTCGTAATGTGGAAGGCACGGTGATTCTGTATGCAGACCACATGACTGAATCCATCCGCAAGTCTACGGAGGAGACCACGCGAAGACGGCGTCTCCAGCAGGAATACAATGTCGAAAACGACATAACGCCGGAAACGGTTCGTAAGAACATCACCGACATCCTCTCTTCTCTCGCGGAACAGGATTACGTCACGGTGGAAGTTGAGAAGAAACCCGATCTACCCGACGTGGCTCCGGACGAGATTCCCGGTCTGATCAAACAACTGACGGATCGGATGTTCGCTGCAGCTCGGGACCTGGAGTTTGAGAAGGCTGCCGAATTACGGGATCAGATTCGTGCGCTGGAACAGCATCAGCTCACTTTTGGAGCAGCATTCGGAAAGCAGCGTCCTGAGAAGCGTCAGCCGCGGGAAAGAATTTTGCATTGA
- a CDS encoding IS1182 family transposase encodes MGKQIRADYEQILMFPPSVEDWVAKDHPARFIRDFVDSLDLSELGIEVPDSDTGRPPYAPDLLLKVWLFGYFNRIRSTRKLEKGCLENMGLIWLTGMNAPDHNSLWRFFKANKKSLRHLFRQSIRVALKADLIGLALHAVDGTKIQAVSSNDKARGREHLERFLESVSERLDRTIADAMTEIERAEREETGEYRLPQSMQDGLKRKQRIQEALKELDESDKKSVHPSEPEARFMKNRRTKDLSYNAQAVADQKSGLIVAADVVTDGADNGQLVPMLDKVKENLGAVAEENVADGGYFSSGQIGLAHEREYGILIGKSSGEIVSERGADEDLYHRSRFVFDQERDCFICPEGRLLPFHQRKINGKNHNEVRRYHCKDFLTCPNRWKCSKSKNGRLIDLSVYEAALERHRSKREKPENKERLKTRKKIIEPPFAWIKSALSFRRWTVAGIDNVKAQWDLICTTINLRKLYHHWVSGEVAFT; translated from the coding sequence ATGGGCAAACAGATCCGGGCCGATTACGAACAGATCTTGATGTTTCCGCCGTCAGTGGAAGACTGGGTGGCTAAGGATCACCCGGCGCGCTTTATCCGAGATTTCGTGGATTCCTTGGATCTGTCCGAGTTGGGAATCGAGGTTCCCGACAGCGATACAGGACGTCCTCCGTATGCGCCAGATCTTCTGTTGAAGGTGTGGCTTTTCGGATACTTCAATCGGATCAGGAGTACCCGTAAGCTTGAAAAGGGTTGCCTTGAGAATATGGGGCTGATTTGGCTGACGGGGATGAATGCTCCGGATCATAATTCCTTATGGCGATTCTTCAAGGCGAACAAGAAATCATTGAGGCATCTGTTCAGACAGTCGATTCGTGTTGCTCTGAAGGCCGATCTGATCGGTCTAGCTCTTCATGCCGTGGACGGGACCAAGATCCAAGCCGTCTCATCCAACGACAAGGCTCGGGGTCGTGAGCACCTGGAGAGGTTTCTGGAAAGTGTTTCGGAGAGATTGGACCGCACGATTGCCGATGCGATGACTGAGATAGAGAGAGCCGAGCGGGAAGAGACCGGTGAGTATCGCCTTCCGCAGTCCATGCAAGACGGATTGAAACGGAAACAGCGGATACAAGAGGCTCTGAAGGAGTTGGATGAATCGGACAAGAAGTCAGTTCACCCTTCGGAACCGGAAGCTCGCTTTATGAAGAATCGCCGGACCAAAGACTTGTCGTACAACGCTCAGGCGGTTGCCGACCAAAAGAGCGGCCTTATCGTGGCCGCAGATGTGGTCACGGATGGGGCCGACAACGGGCAATTGGTCCCCATGCTCGACAAGGTGAAAGAGAATCTGGGCGCTGTGGCAGAGGAAAATGTGGCGGACGGGGGATATTTTTCCTCAGGGCAGATAGGTCTGGCCCATGAGCGAGAATACGGCATTCTTATCGGGAAATCGTCAGGGGAAATTGTTTCCGAGAGAGGTGCGGATGAGGATCTCTATCACCGATCCCGGTTCGTCTTTGATCAGGAGCGTGATTGCTTCATATGCCCTGAAGGGCGCTTGTTGCCTTTTCATCAGCGGAAAATTAACGGCAAGAACCACAATGAGGTTCGCAGGTATCACTGCAAGGATTTTCTAACGTGTCCCAATCGCTGGAAATGCTCCAAGAGCAAGAACGGACGCCTCATAGACCTCAGCGTTTACGAGGCGGCCCTAGAACGACACCGCAGCAAGAGGGAAAAACCAGAGAACAAAGAGCGCCTGAAGACTCGAAAGAAGATTATCGAGCCACCGTTTGCCTGGATCAAGAGCGCATTAAGCTTTCGGCGATGGACCGTGGCCGGAATCGACAACGTAAAGGCCCAGTGGGACCTTATTTGCACGACCATAAATCTCAGGAAGCTCTACCACCATTGGGTATCCGGCGAGGTGGCATTCACGTAA
- a CDS encoding YbgC/FadM family acyl-CoA thioesterase has translation MESKSATRPTRPVELLFECKVYYEDTDCMGVVYHANYLKFLERARTEYVEKRLSSVAEYHNNGYLFMVHKVEIVFHAPAKLGDSLVVRTWIESTTRFRIVVKQIITRQGEPRDYLITATVTLVAVSPEGELKQIPSEFHSL, from the coding sequence GTGGAATCCAAGTCGGCAACCAGACCGACACGTCCGGTAGAGCTGCTCTTCGAATGCAAGGTGTACTACGAGGATACAGACTGCATGGGAGTAGTATATCATGCCAATTACTTAAAATTCCTGGAACGAGCCCGTACGGAATACGTTGAAAAGCGTTTGTCGAGCGTCGCGGAGTACCACAATAACGGGTACCTGTTCATGGTGCACAAGGTCGAGATTGTATTCCATGCTCCCGCAAAACTGGGGGATTCCCTGGTCGTACGGACCTGGATTGAAAGCACGACGCGGTTCAGAATTGTTGTCAAACAGATAATAACCCGTCAAGGCGAGCCTCGGGATTATCTTATTACAGCAACGGTTACTCTGGTGGCCGTCAGTCCGGAAGGGGAACTGAAACAGATTCCTTCGGAATTCCATTCGCTTTAA